The following is a genomic window from Deinococcus arcticus.
GGATCCACGTCATGGCGACAGCCACTTCGAGCCATGCTGCGTAATGACAGCGCCGCTTGTCGTAGCGCGTTGCGATACGCCGAAACCGTTTCAGCCAAGCAATGGCGCGTTCGATCTGGTTGCGTTCGCGGTACGCAACGTGGTCGTACTGCGTTGCGTGTCGTTGCCCTTGCTTCGGTGGGATGACTGCTCAAATGCCACGTCGCCGGAGTTCCTTGCGGGCAATGCTGTTACTGTACCCCCGATCACCGACGAGCTGCGCTGGACGGTGCTCTGGCCTTCCAACCCCAGCGCGTTTGATCCGTCCAGCATCAAGGAGTGGCCGGAAGCCGACCATCTCGTGCCGCTCTCCACCTGTGAGGTGGACTG
Proteins encoded in this region:
- a CDS encoding transposase, whose protein sequence is MPPKQGQRHATQYDHVAYRERNQIERAIAWLKRFRRIATRYDKRRCHYAAWLEVAVAMTWIR